In a single window of the Bradyrhizobium erythrophlei genome:
- the nuoK gene encoding NADH-quinone oxidoreductase subunit NuoK produces the protein MTIGLGHYLSVGAILFTLGILGIFLNRKNIIIILMSIELILLAVNINLVAFSTFLGDIVGQVFALLVLTVAAAETAIGLAVLVVYYRNRGSIAVEDVNLMKG, from the coding sequence ATGACGATCGGTCTCGGACATTATCTCTCGGTCGGCGCGATCCTGTTCACGCTGGGGATTCTCGGCATCTTCCTCAACCGCAAGAACATCATCATCATCCTGATGTCGATCGAGCTGATCCTGCTCGCCGTCAATATCAACCTGGTGGCGTTTTCGACCTTCCTGGGCGACATCGTCGGCCAGGTGTTCGCGCTGCTAGTGCTGACGGTGGCCGCGGCGGAAACGGCGATCGGGCTGGCGGTGCTGGTGGTGTACTACCGCAATCGCGGCTCGATCGCGGTTGAAGACGTCAATCTGATGAAGGGCTAA
- a CDS encoding NADH-quinone oxidoreductase subunit J — MILPALFFYLFAGICVASAVMVIASRNPVHSVLFLILAFVNASGLFVLMGAEFLGMVLIFVYVGAVATLFLFVIMMLDVDFTELRSGFLEYLPIGLVIAAIFLAELLLVGGGWVINAGVAKSITAAIPTNVSNTEALGLVLYTKYIHYFQIAGMVLLVAMIGAIVLTLRHKASVKRQDINVQNARTPELAMSVRKVASGQGLQDADAPEWVQ; from the coding sequence ATGATCCTTCCCGCGCTGTTCTTTTATCTGTTCGCCGGCATCTGCGTCGCATCCGCCGTCATGGTGATTGCGTCTCGCAACCCCGTGCATTCCGTGCTGTTCCTGATCCTGGCGTTTGTGAACGCGTCCGGCCTGTTCGTGCTGATGGGCGCCGAATTCTTGGGGATGGTTCTCATCTTCGTTTATGTCGGGGCAGTCGCGACGCTGTTCCTGTTCGTGATCATGATGCTGGATGTTGATTTCACCGAACTGCGCTCGGGCTTTCTGGAATATCTGCCGATCGGTCTCGTGATCGCCGCGATATTTCTCGCCGAACTGCTGCTGGTCGGCGGCGGCTGGGTCATCAATGCCGGCGTTGCCAAGTCGATTACCGCGGCGATCCCGACCAATGTCAGCAATACCGAAGCGCTCGGGCTCGTGCTCTATACGAAGTACATTCATTACTTCCAGATCGCCGGCATGGTGCTTTTGGTCGCGATGATCGGCGCGATCGTGCTGACGCTGCGCCACAAAGCCAGCGTCAAGCGGCAGGACATCAATGTGCAGAACGCGCGGACGCCCGAACTCGCCATGAGCGTGCGCAAGGTGGCCTCGGGGCAGGGCCTGCAGGATGCGGATGCGCCGGAGTGGGTGCAATGA
- the nuoI gene encoding NADH-quinone oxidoreductase subunit NuoI: MSVNINATARSLLLSEFVSAFFLAMRYFFQPKPTLNYPFEKGPISPRFRGEHALRRYPNGEERCIACKLCEAICPAQAITIEAGPRRNDGTRRTVRYDIDMVKCIYCGLCQEACPVDAIVEGPNFEFATETREELYYDKAKLLANGDRWDREIAKAIELDAPYR, translated from the coding sequence ATGAGTGTCAATATCAACGCCACCGCCCGCTCGCTTCTGCTGTCAGAATTCGTATCGGCGTTCTTTCTTGCCATGCGCTATTTCTTCCAGCCGAAGCCGACGCTGAATTATCCGTTCGAGAAGGGCCCGATCTCGCCGCGCTTCCGCGGCGAGCATGCCTTGCGCCGTTATCCCAATGGCGAGGAGCGTTGCATCGCCTGCAAACTGTGCGAGGCGATCTGCCCGGCGCAGGCGATCACCATCGAGGCCGGCCCGCGTCGCAACGACGGCACCCGCCGCACCGTGCGCTACGACATCGACATGGTGAAATGCATCTATTGCGGCCTATGCCAGGAAGCCTGCCCGGTCGATGCTATCGTCGAGGGACCGAATTTCGAATTCGCGACCGAGACGCGCGAGGAACTCTATTATGACAAGGCGAAACTGCTCGCCAATGGCGACCGCTGGGATCGCGAGATTGCGAAAGCGATCGAACTCGACGCGCCGTACCGGTGA
- the nuoH gene encoding NADH-quinone oxidoreductase subunit NuoH: MAEFFASGFWTGFLWPLIVMVAESLLLLVVLLIAIAYILLADRKIWAAVQIRRGPNVVGPFGLLQSFADLLKFVLKEPIIPSGANKGVFLLAPLVSCVLALAAWAVIPMDLGWVISDINVGVLYLFAISSLSIYGIIMAGWSSNSKYPFLAALRSAAQMVSYEVSIGFVIITVLLCAGSLNLSTVVEAQNTRGLGGLIGLPQLTFLNWYVWPLFPMFVVFYVSALAETNRPPFDLVEAESELVAGFMVEYGSTPYLLFMLGEYVAITTMCAMATILFLGGWLPPIAVPPFTWVPGVIWFVLKVFFMFFMFAMAKAIVPRYRYDQLMRLGWKVFLPLSLAMVVVVAGVLHFAGIAPQ, translated from the coding sequence ATGGCTGAATTTTTCGCAAGCGGATTTTGGACCGGCTTCCTTTGGCCGCTGATCGTCATGGTGGCGGAGAGCCTGCTGCTACTCGTGGTGCTCCTGATCGCGATCGCCTACATCCTGCTGGCCGACCGCAAGATCTGGGCGGCGGTGCAGATTCGGCGCGGACCCAACGTCGTCGGCCCATTCGGCCTGTTACAGTCCTTCGCCGACCTTTTGAAGTTCGTGCTGAAGGAGCCGATCATTCCCTCCGGCGCCAACAAGGGCGTGTTCCTGCTGGCGCCCCTGGTGAGCTGCGTGCTGGCGCTGGCGGCCTGGGCCGTGATCCCGATGGATCTCGGCTGGGTGATCTCGGACATCAATGTCGGCGTGCTCTATCTCTTCGCGATCTCCTCGCTGTCGATCTACGGCATCATCATGGCCGGCTGGTCGTCGAACTCGAAATACCCGTTCCTCGCCGCCCTTCGGTCGGCGGCGCAGATGGTGAGTTACGAAGTATCGATCGGTTTTGTCATTATCACCGTTTTGCTGTGCGCAGGCTCGCTCAACCTTTCAACCGTGGTTGAGGCGCAGAACACGCGGGGCCTGGGTGGCCTGATCGGCTTGCCGCAACTGACCTTCCTGAACTGGTACGTGTGGCCGCTGTTTCCGATGTTCGTGGTATTCTACGTCTCGGCGTTGGCCGAAACCAACCGTCCGCCGTTCGACCTGGTGGAGGCCGAATCCGAACTGGTCGCCGGTTTCATGGTCGAATACGGCTCGACGCCGTACCTTTTGTTCATGCTCGGCGAATACGTCGCGATCACCACGATGTGCGCGATGGCGACGATCCTGTTCCTGGGTGGCTGGCTGCCGCCGATCGCGGTGCCGCCGTTTACCTGGGTGCCGGGGGTGATCTGGTTCGTGCTCAAGGTATTTTTCATGTTCTTCATGTTTGCGATGGCGAAGGCGATCGTGCCGCGCTACCGCTACGATCAGTTGATGCGGCTCGGCTGGAAGGTGTTCCTGCCGTTATCGCTGGCGATGGTGGTTGTCGTCGCCGGCGTGCTGCACTTCGCGGGGATCGCTCCGCAATGA
- the nuoG gene encoding NADH-quinone oxidoreductase subunit NuoG produces the protein MTKLIVDGKEIDVPAEYTLLQACEAAGAEIPRFCYHQRLSIAGNCRMCLVEVKGGPKPVASCAWGVRDCRPGPKGEPPEILTRSPMVKKAREGVMEFLLINHPLDCPICDQGGECDLQDQAMGYGVDTSRFAENKRAVEDKYLGALVKTSMNRCIQCTRCVRFAAEVCGVPEIGATGRGEDMEITTYLESALTSELQGNLVDICPVGALTSKPYAFAARPWELGKTQSIDVMDGVGSAIRVDTRGREVMRILPRVNEAVNEEWISDKTRHVVDGLRTQRLDRPYIRENGQLRAASWPEAFEAIAAKAGRIDGKRIGAIAGDLAAVEEMFALKELLAKCGSVNLAVQGGDAFDAKAGRASYIFNPGIAGIEQADALLIVGSNPRKEAAVLNARIRKRWRSGQLKVGLIGAKADLTYTYDHLGAGTDTLSDLAAGKHSFADVLKGAKNPIVLVGAAAAARHDGPAVLALAAKLALDFGAIKDGWNGFGVLQDTASRVGALDIGFAGGAGGLSTALMTTFGTLDVLFLLGADEITVPDGTFVVYIGTHGDRGAHRADVILPGAAYTEKSGIYVNTEGRVQMASRAAFPPGEAREDWAIIRALSDVMGKKLPYDSLPALRQAMFKAVPHLMRLDRIETGDAGDIKKLAGRGGSVEKAPFKASVEDFYLTNPIARASAVMAECSRLASAQMLTAAE, from the coding sequence ATGACCAAACTCATCGTCGATGGCAAAGAGATCGATGTCCCGGCCGAATATACGCTGCTGCAGGCGTGCGAGGCCGCGGGCGCCGAAATTCCGCGCTTTTGCTACCACCAGCGGCTGTCGATCGCCGGCAATTGCCGGATGTGCCTCGTTGAGGTGAAGGGTGGCCCGAAGCCGGTCGCAAGTTGCGCCTGGGGCGTTCGCGACTGCCGTCCCGGTCCGAAGGGCGAGCCGCCGGAAATCCTGACCCGCTCGCCGATGGTGAAGAAGGCGCGCGAAGGCGTGATGGAATTCTTGCTGATCAACCATCCGCTGGATTGCCCCATCTGCGATCAGGGCGGCGAGTGCGACCTGCAGGATCAGGCGATGGGCTACGGCGTTGACACCAGCCGCTTCGCCGAAAACAAGCGCGCGGTCGAGGACAAGTATCTGGGCGCGCTGGTCAAGACCTCGATGAACCGCTGCATCCAGTGCACGCGCTGTGTCCGTTTCGCCGCCGAAGTCTGCGGCGTGCCGGAGATCGGCGCGACCGGCCGCGGCGAGGACATGGAAATCACCACCTATCTGGAGTCGGCACTGACTTCGGAACTGCAGGGCAATCTGGTCGATATCTGCCCGGTGGGTGCATTGACCTCGAAGCCGTACGCCTTCGCCGCGCGGCCCTGGGAACTCGGCAAGACCCAGTCGATAGATGTCATGGACGGCGTCGGCTCGGCGATCCGGGTCGATACCCGCGGTCGCGAGGTGATGCGGATCCTGCCCCGGGTCAACGAGGCGGTGAACGAGGAGTGGATTTCCGACAAGACCCGGCATGTCGTCGACGGCCTGCGCACACAGCGGCTTGACCGGCCCTATATCAGGGAAAACGGCCAGCTTCGCGCGGCGTCATGGCCCGAGGCATTTGAAGCGATTGCCGCGAAGGCCGGCCGGATCGACGGCAAGCGGATCGGCGCCATCGCCGGCGACCTCGCCGCGGTGGAAGAAATGTTCGCCCTCAAGGAGCTGCTGGCGAAATGCGGTTCGGTCAATCTCGCGGTCCAGGGCGGTGACGCCTTCGACGCGAAAGCCGGTCGCGCCTCCTATATCTTCAATCCCGGTATCGCCGGCATCGAGCAGGCCGACGCGCTTCTGATCGTGGGTTCCAATCCGCGCAAGGAGGCTGCCGTTCTCAACGCGCGCATCCGCAAGCGCTGGCGTAGCGGCCAGCTCAAGGTCGGTCTGATCGGCGCCAAGGCCGACCTCACCTATACCTACGACCATCTCGGCGCGGGCACGGATACGCTCAGCGACCTTGCCGCCGGCAAGCATTCCTTCGCGGATGTGCTGAAGGGGGCGAAAAATCCAATCGTGCTGGTCGGAGCGGCTGCGGCTGCGCGGCACGATGGGCCGGCGGTTCTCGCGCTCGCGGCCAAACTCGCGTTGGATTTCGGCGCGATCAAGGACGGTTGGAACGGCTTCGGCGTGCTGCAGGATACGGCATCGCGCGTCGGCGCGCTCGATATCGGCTTTGCCGGCGGGGCCGGCGGCTTGAGCACGGCGCTGATGACGACGTTCGGCACGCTCGACGTGCTATTTTTGCTCGGCGCCGATGAGATCACGGTGCCGGATGGTACCTTCGTGGTTTATATCGGCACCCATGGCGACCGCGGAGCCCATCGCGCCGACGTGATCCTGCCTGGGGCGGCCTATACGGAAAAATCCGGCATCTACGTCAACACCGAAGGCCGGGTACAGATGGCCAGCCGCGCGGCGTTTCCGCCGGGAGAGGCGCGCGAGGACTGGGCGATCATCCGCGCGCTGTCGGATGTGATGGGAAAGAAGCTGCCCTACGATTCGCTTCCGGCCTTGCGGCAGGCGATGTTCAAGGCTGTGCCACATCTGATGCGCCTCGACCGGATCGAAACCGGCGACGCGGGCGACATCAAGAAGCTCGCTGGCAGAGGGGGGAGCGTCGAGAAGGCGCCGTTCAAGGCTTCGGTTGAAGATTTTTACCTGACCAATCCGATCGCACGCGCCTCGGCGGTCATGGCGGAATGCTCCCGCCTGGCCTCCGCGCAAATGCTGACGGCGGCGGAATGA
- the nuoF gene encoding NADH-quinone oxidoreductase subunit NuoF has protein sequence MLDDKDRIFRNLYGLQDWGLEGARRRGAWDGTKAIIDKGRDWIINEMKASGLRGRGGAGFPTGLKWSFMPKQSTDGRPSYLVVNADESEPGTCKDREIMRHDPHLLVEGCLLASFAMGAHACYIYVRGEFIREREHLQAAVDQAYEAKLIGKNNINGFPFDLYVTHGAGAYICGEETALLESLEGKKGMPRLKPPFPANVGLYGCPTTVNNVESIAVAPDILRRGAAWFAAIGRPNNVGTKLFCISGHVERPCNVEEAMGIPFRELIERHCGGVRGGWDNLKAVIPGGSSVRMVPADQIIDTPMDFDSLGKLRSGLGTAAVIVMDKSTDLIRAIARISYFYKHESCGQCTPCREGTGWMWRVLTRMAEGRAHKREIDMLLEVTKQVEGHTICALGDAAAWPIQGLIAHFRHEIEERIDQYSRKADVDDAGILDPAHMVAAE, from the coding sequence ATGCTCGACGACAAGGACCGCATCTTCCGCAATCTCTACGGCCTTCAGGACTGGGGTCTCGAGGGCGCGCGCCGCCGCGGCGCCTGGGACGGCACCAAGGCGATCATCGACAAGGGACGCGACTGGATCATCAACGAGATGAAGGCCTCGGGGCTGCGCGGGCGCGGCGGGGCGGGCTTTCCGACCGGCTTGAAATGGTCGTTCATGCCCAAGCAATCCACTGACGGCCGGCCGAGCTATCTCGTGGTCAACGCCGACGAGTCCGAACCCGGCACCTGCAAGGACCGCGAAATCATGCGGCACGATCCGCATCTGCTGGTCGAGGGTTGCCTGCTGGCGAGTTTCGCGATGGGCGCGCACGCCTGCTATATCTACGTGCGCGGCGAGTTCATCCGGGAGCGCGAGCATCTGCAGGCCGCGGTCGATCAGGCCTATGAGGCCAAGCTGATCGGCAAGAACAATATCAACGGCTTCCCGTTCGACCTTTACGTGACCCACGGCGCCGGCGCCTATATCTGCGGCGAAGAGACGGCGCTGCTGGAAAGCCTCGAAGGCAAGAAGGGCATGCCGCGGCTGAAGCCGCCATTCCCGGCCAATGTCGGTCTCTACGGCTGCCCGACCACCGTCAACAATGTCGAGTCGATCGCGGTTGCGCCGGATATCCTGCGGCGCGGCGCCGCCTGGTTCGCCGCCATCGGCCGGCCCAACAATGTCGGCACCAAACTGTTTTGCATTTCCGGTCACGTCGAGCGCCCCTGCAATGTCGAAGAGGCGATGGGGATTCCGTTCCGGGAACTGATCGAGCGCCATTGCGGCGGGGTCCGTGGCGGCTGGGATAACCTGAAGGCGGTGATTCCCGGCGGCTCCTCGGTGCGCATGGTGCCGGCCGACCAGATCATCGATACCCCGATGGATTTCGACAGTCTCGGCAAACTGCGTTCTGGTCTCGGCACGGCAGCCGTCATCGTCATGGACAAGTCGACCGATCTGATTCGGGCGATCGCGCGGATTTCCTATTTCTACAAACACGAGAGCTGCGGCCAGTGCACGCCGTGCCGCGAGGGCACGGGCTGGATGTGGCGCGTCTTGACCCGTATGGCAGAGGGCCGCGCCCACAAGCGCGAAATCGACATGCTGTTGGAAGTGACAAAACAGGTCGAGGGCCACACCATCTGTGCGCTCGGCGATGCTGCGGCATGGCCAATCCAGGGCCTGATCGCGCATTTCCGTCACGAGATCGAGGAGCGCATCGACCAGTATTCGCGCAAGGCTGACGTGGACGATGCCGGTATTCTCGATCCCGCGCATATGGTCGCGGCGGAGTGA
- the nuoE gene encoding NADH-quinone oxidoreductase subunit NuoE, with protein MSVRRLAPKELQPANFTFSAETLAWAKEQIAKYPPGRQASAVIPILWRVQEQHDGWVSEAAIRAVADLLEMPYIRALEIATFYTMFQLQPVGKKAHVQVCGTTPCRLRGAGDIIEMCQSRIHHEPFHLSKDGNFSWEEVECLGACVNAPMVLIWSDTYEDLTKENFGKVLDGFASGNLPKPGPQNGRQFSAPMGGPTTLKETT; from the coding sequence ATGTCCGTCCGCCGCCTCGCACCGAAGGAACTTCAGCCCGCGAACTTCACGTTCTCAGCGGAGACTCTCGCTTGGGCGAAAGAGCAGATCGCCAAATATCCGCCCGGCCGCCAGGCCTCGGCGGTGATCCCGATCCTGTGGCGGGTCCAGGAACAGCATGACGGGTGGGTTTCGGAAGCGGCGATCCGTGCGGTCGCGGATCTGCTTGAGATGCCCTACATCCGAGCTCTTGAGATCGCGACCTTCTATACGATGTTCCAGCTGCAGCCGGTCGGCAAGAAGGCCCACGTCCAGGTCTGCGGCACCACGCCGTGCCGGTTGCGCGGCGCCGGCGATATTATCGAGATGTGCCAGAGCCGCATCCATCACGAGCCCTTCCATCTCTCCAAGGATGGCAATTTCAGCTGGGAAGAGGTCGAGTGCCTTGGCGCGTGCGTCAATGCGCCGATGGTGTTGATCTGGAGTGATACCTACGAGGACCTGACCAAGGAAAACTTCGGCAAGGTGCTGGACGGCTTTGCCTCCGGCAATCTTCCGAAGCCCGGGCCGCAGAATGGCCGTCAATTCTCCGCGCCAATGGGCGGACCGACCACGCTGAAGGAAACCACGTGA
- a CDS encoding FkbM family methyltransferase, whose amino-acid sequence MPPIQFDRTTGVLEGANAWERLAALALSSGSKVASTFSHRGYNSCANLLRKTLPQRDIAIRLNSDATFEFPYGDGYWSKLLNRSFSYEDELEMLFRDSVGVDYTLIDCGANFGYWSVLISSIPYGSHKAIAIEPSSQNFVKLANNSEINGNRFEVLKCAIGAARGTARLSGTKHEAFSIAGNTSGGGEDVPVIALDNLLDDGKISPDGKYLIKLDVEGVEIEAIKGGKRLLQGDSVLLCEEHGNDSNHTVSRYILEQTPLKLIVYDPRTNRLETVSELSILDRIKVSSHVGYNVFGTASAFWQGRINALNASTARRMQ is encoded by the coding sequence ATGCCGCCCATCCAGTTTGACCGGACTACCGGCGTGCTCGAGGGCGCCAACGCGTGGGAGCGGTTGGCGGCGCTGGCTTTGTCATCGGGCTCGAAGGTGGCATCGACGTTTTCGCACCGCGGTTACAACAGCTGCGCCAATCTCCTGCGCAAGACTCTGCCCCAGCGCGACATCGCGATCCGGCTAAATTCCGATGCGACGTTCGAATTTCCCTATGGCGACGGTTACTGGAGCAAGCTGCTCAACCGCTCGTTCTCCTACGAAGACGAACTGGAAATGCTGTTCCGGGATTCCGTCGGCGTCGACTACACGCTGATCGATTGCGGCGCGAATTTCGGTTATTGGTCGGTGCTGATCTCGAGCATACCTTACGGTTCGCACAAGGCGATCGCGATCGAACCGTCGTCGCAGAATTTCGTCAAGCTTGCGAACAATTCCGAAATCAACGGCAACCGTTTTGAGGTTCTGAAGTGCGCAATCGGGGCGGCGCGCGGCACCGCGCGGCTGTCCGGCACCAAGCATGAGGCTTTCAGCATTGCCGGCAACACGAGTGGCGGCGGCGAGGACGTGCCGGTCATCGCGCTCGATAATTTGCTCGATGACGGCAAGATTTCTCCTGATGGAAAATACCTGATCAAACTCGATGTCGAAGGCGTCGAGATCGAAGCCATCAAGGGCGGCAAGCGGCTGTTGCAGGGCGACAGCGTGTTGCTGTGCGAGGAACACGGCAACGATTCGAACCATACCGTGTCGCGCTATATCCTCGAACAAACCCCGCTCAAGCTGATCGTCTACGATCCGCGCACCAATCGCCTGGAAACCGTGAGCGAGCTTTCGATCCTCGACCGTATCAAGGTTTCATCCCACGTCGGTTATAACGTATTCGGCACCGCCAGCGCATTCTGGCAGGGCCGGATCAACGCGCTGAACGCAAGCACCGCGCGCCGCATGCAATGA
- a CDS encoding NADH-quinone oxidoreductase subunit D codes for MNEQNLRNFTINFGPQHPAAHGVLRLVLELDGEVVARVDPHIGLLHRGTEKLIEHKTYLQAIPYFDRLDYVAPMNQEHAFCLAAEKLLGIVVPRRGQLIRVLYCEIGRILSHLLNVTTQAMDVGALTPPLWGFEEREKLMVFYERASGSRMHAAYFRIGGVHQDLPPKLIDDIEAWCEPFLGVVADLERLLTGNRIFKQRNVDIGVVTLKQAWEWGFSGVMVRGSGAAWDLRKAQPYECYAEMDFDIPIGKNGDCYDRYCIRMEEMRQSVRIMRQCIEKLRAADGQGPVAVEDNKIFPPRRGEMKRSMEALIHHFKLYTEGFHVPAGEVYAAVEAPKGEFGVYLVADGTNKPYKCKIRAPGFAHLQAMDFICKGHLLADVSAILGSLDIVFGEVDR; via the coding sequence ATGAACGAACAGAATCTTCGCAACTTTACCATCAACTTCGGTCCGCAGCATCCGGCCGCGCACGGCGTGCTGCGCTTGGTGCTGGAACTCGACGGCGAGGTGGTCGCTCGCGTCGATCCGCATATCGGACTGCTTCATCGCGGCACCGAGAAGCTGATCGAGCACAAGACCTATCTGCAGGCGATCCCGTATTTCGACCGGCTCGACTATGTCGCGCCGATGAATCAGGAACACGCGTTCTGTCTGGCGGCGGAAAAGCTGCTCGGCATTGTCGTGCCGCGCCGCGGACAACTGATCCGGGTTCTTTACTGCGAGATCGGCCGCATCCTGTCGCATCTTCTCAACGTCACTACCCAGGCGATGGACGTCGGCGCGCTTACCCCGCCGCTGTGGGGCTTTGAAGAGCGCGAAAAGCTGATGGTGTTCTACGAGCGCGCCTCCGGCTCGCGGATGCATGCGGCGTATTTTCGGATCGGCGGCGTCCACCAGGACCTGCCGCCGAAACTGATCGACGATATCGAAGCCTGGTGCGAGCCGTTCCTGGGTGTGGTCGCCGATCTCGAACGGTTGCTCACCGGCAACCGCATCTTCAAGCAGCGCAACGTCGATATCGGCGTGGTCACGCTGAAGCAGGCCTGGGAGTGGGGTTTTTCCGGCGTGATGGTGCGCGGCTCGGGCGCCGCCTGGGACCTGCGCAAGGCTCAGCCTTACGAATGTTACGCCGAGATGGATTTCGACATTCCGATCGGCAAGAACGGCGATTGCTACGACCGCTACTGCATCCGGATGGAAGAAATGCGCCAGTCGGTGCGCATCATGAGACAGTGCATCGAAAAGCTGCGCGCCGCCGACGGGCAGGGACCCGTCGCAGTCGAGGATAACAAGATCTTTCCGCCGCGCCGGGGCGAGATGAAGCGCTCGATGGAGGCTTTGATCCATCACTTCAAGCTCTACACCGAAGGCTTTCACGTGCCCGCCGGCGAAGTCTACGCTGCGGTCGAGGCGCCGAAAGGCGAGTTCGGCGTCTATCTGGTCGCCGACGGCACCAACAAGCCCTACAAATGCAAGATCCGCGCGCCGGGATTTGCCCATCTGCAGGCGATGGATTTCATCTGCAAGGGCCATCTGCTGGCCGACGTCTCGGCCATTCTCGGCTCGCTCGATATCGTGTTCGGAGAAGTCGACCGGTGA
- a CDS encoding four helix bundle protein, translating into MTLAESCYRLTRQFPRDELFGLTSQIRRAAGSVPANIAEGHGRENTGNFVQHLRVSQGSVKELETHLLLAERVGILPVLDLQTVLVQCESLGKMLRALLRSLQDKSAK; encoded by the coding sequence ATGACCTTGGCGGAATCCTGCTATCGACTGACGCGCCAGTTTCCTCGCGACGAACTGTTCGGACTGACATCGCAAATCAGGCGCGCGGCAGGATCGGTTCCGGCCAATATTGCGGAAGGCCATGGGCGAGAAAATACCGGCAATTTCGTGCAGCATCTTCGAGTCTCACAAGGCTCTGTGAAGGAGCTGGAAACACATCTTCTTTTGGCGGAGCGCGTCGGAATCCTCCCGGTGCTCGATTTGCAGACAGTTCTCGTTCAGTGCGAGAGCTTGGGCAAAATGCTTCGTGCGTTGTTGCGGTCACTGCAGGACAAGTCCGCGAAATGA
- a CDS encoding NADH-quinone oxidoreductase subunit C produces the protein MDDGRLDALGQTIVSALPGAATDHAVAFGQLTVAVHADRIVDVVRFLRDDPGCRFVSFIDVTAVDYPGREKRFDVIYHFLSPTLNARIRLRAEADEATQVPSIIDVFPGADWFERECYDLYGVIFTGHPDMRRLLTDYGFEGHPLRKDFPLTGFLEVRYDDQEKRVLYEPVRLNQEFRKFDFLSPWEGADYPILPGDEKRSGE, from the coding sequence ATGGACGACGGCAGGCTCGACGCCCTGGGGCAGACGATTGTTAGTGCGCTTCCGGGGGCGGCGACCGATCATGCGGTCGCGTTCGGCCAACTCACGGTAGCGGTGCACGCCGACAGGATCGTCGATGTCGTGCGCTTCCTGCGCGACGATCCGGGTTGCCGTTTTGTCAGCTTCATCGATGTGACGGCGGTGGATTATCCCGGACGCGAGAAGCGCTTTGACGTCATCTACCATTTTCTGTCTCCGACGCTGAACGCGCGGATCCGCCTGCGCGCGGAAGCCGATGAAGCGACACAGGTGCCATCGATCATCGATGTGTTTCCGGGCGCCGACTGGTTCGAACGCGAGTGCTACGATCTCTACGGCGTGATCTTCACCGGCCATCCGGACATGCGGCGGCTGTTGACGGATTACGGCTTCGAAGGCCATCCGCTGCGCAAGGATTTCCCGCTCACCGGCTTCCTTGAGGTGCGTTACGACGACCAGGAGAAGAGGGTGCTCTACGAACCCGTCCGTCTCAATCAGGAATTCCGCAAATTCGATTTCTTGTCTCCGTGGGAGGGGGCCGATTATCCGATCCTGCCCGGAGATGAGAAGAGAAGTGGCGAATAG
- a CDS encoding NuoB/complex I 20 kDa subunit family protein codes for MGLSPTAAKPGFAPAMAPAATGILDPSTGKPVGANDPYFLEVNHELSDKGFFVAATDDLITWARTGSLMWMTFGLACCAVEMMQVSMPRYDVERFGFAPRASPRQSDVMIVAGTLTNKMAPALRKVYDQMPEPRYVISMGSCANGGGYYHYSYSVVRGCDRIVPIDIYVPGCPPTAEALLYGILLLQKKIRRTGTIER; via the coding sequence ATGGGATTGAGCCCAACTGCCGCAAAACCCGGATTTGCACCGGCGATGGCGCCGGCAGCGACCGGCATTCTCGATCCCTCCACCGGAAAACCGGTCGGTGCCAACGATCCTTACTTTCTCGAGGTCAATCACGAACTGTCCGACAAGGGCTTTTTCGTTGCGGCCACCGACGACCTCATCACCTGGGCGCGTACGGGATCGCTGATGTGGATGACCTTCGGCCTGGCATGTTGTGCGGTCGAGATGATGCAGGTGTCGATGCCGCGCTATGACGTCGAGCGCTTTGGTTTTGCGCCGCGCGCTTCGCCACGGCAGTCCGACGTAATGATCGTCGCAGGCACTCTGACCAACAAGATGGCGCCTGCGCTGCGCAAGGTCTACGACCAGATGCCCGAGCCGCGCTATGTGATCTCGATGGGATCGTGCGCCAATGGCGGCGGCTACTATCACTATTCATATTCGGTGGTGCGCGGCTGTGACCGCATCGTGCCCATCGACATCTACGTGCCCGGCTGCCCGCCGACGGCGGAAGCGCTGCTCTACGGCATTCTGCTGCTGCAGAAGAAAATCCGGCGCACCGGAACCATCGAACGCTAA